The Cellulophaga sp. L1A9 genome window below encodes:
- a CDS encoding ABC transporter ATP-binding protein, protein MITVQNLTKTYGKNTVLNISSLEIPKGQSFGLVGNNGAGKTTLFSLFLDLIQPTTGHINNNGVQVNISEDWKPFTTAFIDETFLIGYLTAEEYFYFIGELRGQNKADVNALLSNFQDFFHGEILGQTKYLRDLSKGNQKKAGIVASFIGNPEVVILDEPFANLDPTTQIRLKGIIKDLAANNNVTVLVSSHDLIHVTEVCERIVVLNKGELVKDIETSEATLKELELFFAG, encoded by the coding sequence ATGATAACAGTACAAAACTTAACAAAAACATACGGTAAAAATACCGTTTTAAATATATCCTCATTAGAAATCCCTAAAGGCCAAAGTTTTGGATTGGTAGGTAATAACGGTGCTGGTAAAACAACCTTATTCAGTTTGTTCTTAGATTTAATTCAGCCTACTACGGGTCATATTAATAACAATGGCGTTCAGGTAAATATAAGCGAAGATTGGAAACCTTTTACCACCGCTTTTATTGATGAAACCTTTCTTATTGGCTATTTGACTGCAGAAGAATATTTCTACTTTATTGGGGAACTAAGAGGCCAGAACAAAGCAGATGTCAATGCACTACTTTCTAATTTTCAAGACTTTTTTCATGGGGAAATTCTAGGGCAAACTAAATATTTACGTGATCTATCTAAAGGAAATCAGAAAAAAGCAGGAATTGTAGCTTCTTTCATAGGAAATCCTGAAGTAGTAATATTAGATGAACCATTTGCGAACCTAGATCCAACCACACAGATACGTTTAAAAGGTATTATAAAAGATTTGGCCGCAAACAATAATGTAACGGTTTTAGTTTCTAGTCACGACCTAATTCATGTCACTGAAGTTTGCGAACGTATTGTAGTATTAAATAAAGGGGAATTGGTTAAAGATATTGAAACATCTGAAGCGACTCTGAAGGAATTAGAGCTGTTTTTCGCTGGATAA
- a CDS encoding PadR family transcriptional regulator: protein MGNSKLYKGSLNTIILKLLDEQGKMYGYEITQKVKALTKGELNITEGALYPALHKLEAEGLLDVEVAKVDNRLRKYYKLTEQGEKETVNRLAELEEFIRSMQNLVNPDWSIN from the coding sequence TTATACAAAGGGAGTTTAAATACCATCATCTTAAAACTTTTAGATGAGCAAGGTAAGATGTATGGCTATGAAATAACGCAGAAAGTAAAAGCTCTTACCAAAGGGGAGCTAAACATTACAGAAGGAGCACTCTATCCGGCATTGCATAAATTAGAAGCTGAAGGTTTGCTAGATGTAGAAGTTGCCAAAGTAGATAACCGACTTCGTAAGTATTATAAGCTTACAGAGCAAGGAGAAAAAGAAACTGTTAACCGACTTGCGGAGCTAGAAGAATTTATCCGCAGCATGCAAAATTTAGTCAATCCTGATTGGAGTATTAATTAA
- a CDS encoding DUF5687 family protein yields the protein MFKHFITLQWKSFFRAASLKSSIAIKILMGFAAVYMTAIFIGMGVGAYFVIEDMNIGDPFDVINKFIIYYLIVDLVFRYMLQKMPVTNIKPLLYLPIKKSQVVNFSLAKTIVSYFNWSHAFFFIPLSIVLLTKGYSPIGVVGWHLALIAIIYCNNFINVLVNNKDSIFYPLVGLIALLGLFQYLQWFDITTYTAPFFNALYTLPWISIILWLLTFGLYYAAFNYFKKNLYLDAGLQTKQTIAKTEDLSWLNRFGNLGTFLKNDIKLIKRNKRSKMAVITSFFFIFYGFLFFTGTIEAYDGPIWRIFAGIFISGGFLFSFGQFVPSWDSSYYPLMMSQNIKYKEYLNSKWYLMVIATIISTIVASFYLYFGLDAYLAVLVGAVYNIGVNSYVVLLAGAYTRTPIDLTSAKKAFGDKQSFNLKTVMLTMPKLLLPLIIYGLGHYLISPNAGYIFVAMAGVLGFAFKGFVFKKIEKVYKKEKYKTLLAYKQVS from the coding sequence ATGTTCAAACATTTTATAACCCTACAATGGAAATCATTCTTTAGAGCAGCTTCCTTAAAAAGTAGTATTGCCATTAAAATTCTAATGGGTTTTGCCGCTGTTTATATGACTGCCATCTTTATTGGAATGGGTGTTGGTGCCTACTTTGTTATTGAAGACATGAATATTGGTGATCCTTTTGATGTCATCAACAAATTCATAATTTACTACCTAATTGTAGATCTTGTTTTTCGGTATATGCTCCAAAAAATGCCTGTAACGAATATAAAACCACTACTCTACCTACCGATTAAGAAAAGCCAAGTGGTTAATTTTTCGCTTGCAAAAACAATTGTGTCCTATTTTAATTGGTCTCATGCCTTCTTTTTTATCCCTCTCTCTATTGTATTACTAACTAAAGGATATTCTCCTATTGGAGTTGTCGGTTGGCATCTAGCCCTAATAGCTATAATCTATTGCAACAATTTTATAAATGTTCTAGTGAACAACAAAGACAGTATTTTTTATCCATTAGTGGGGTTAATCGCACTCTTAGGATTGTTTCAATATTTACAATGGTTTGATATAACGACGTATACCGCACCATTTTTCAATGCGCTCTACACCCTACCATGGATTTCTATTATTCTTTGGTTGCTAACCTTTGGCTTATACTATGCCGCCTTCAACTATTTTAAAAAGAATTTGTACTTAGATGCAGGATTGCAGACCAAGCAAACCATAGCTAAAACAGAGGATTTAAGTTGGTTGAATAGATTTGGGAATTTAGGCACCTTCTTAAAGAACGACATCAAACTAATAAAAAGAAATAAACGCTCTAAAATGGCGGTGATTACGAGTTTCTTTTTCATATTCTACGGATTCCTATTTTTCACAGGAACTATAGAAGCGTATGATGGTCCAATCTGGCGCATATTTGCAGGAATTTTCATTTCAGGCGGATTCTTATTTAGTTTCGGACAGTTTGTACCTAGCTGGGATAGTTCTTATTATCCTCTAATGATGTCACAAAACATTAAATACAAAGAGTACTTAAATTCTAAATGGTATTTGATGGTCATAGCTACCATTATTAGCACCATCGTTGCATCATTCTATTTGTACTTTGGTTTAGATGCTTACTTGGCAGTTCTTGTGGGTGCCGTTTATAATATTGGTGTGAACTCTTATGTGGTTTTATTGGCTGGGGCGTATACAAGGACTCCAATAGATTTAACCTCTGCAAAAAAAGCTTTTGGAGACAAGCAATCTTTTAATTTAAAAACAGTAATGCTCACAATGCCTAAGCTTTTACTGCCTTTAATCATCTACGGATTAGGCCATTACTTGATTAGCCCTAATGCCGGATATATTTTTGTAGCTATGGCCGGTGTATTAGGATTTGCTTTTAAAGGGTTTGTCTTTAAAAAAATAGAAAAAGTCTACAAAAAAGAAAAATACAAAACACTGTTAGCCTATAAACAAGTCAGCTAA